In a single window of the Xiphophorus couchianus chromosome 10, X_couchianus-1.0, whole genome shotgun sequence genome:
- the dhx8 gene encoding ATP-dependent RNA helicase DHX8 yields the protein MADVGVDELSQLEYLSLVSKVCTELDNHLGINDKDLAEFVISLAEKQPSFDGFKALLLDNGAEFTDSLIGNLLRLIQTMRPPSKASTSKASDVSVKPKSEKDKLKELFPALCKPNDPSPKRVLDEDDVKVAADAMKELEMFMPSVSGADSKVSKSKSEKSKHRSRSRERERHRDRDRDRDRDRDRDRDRGGDRKRRHHSRSRSRSRSRSRDRDRHRDRDRDRDRGKRKDKSSRWSDRSPSPRKDLDKDSDRWKDKHVDRPPPEEPSVGDIYNGKVTSIMQFGCFVQLEGLRKRWEGLVHISELRREGRVANVADVVSKGQRVKVKVLSFTGSKTSLSMKDVDQDTGEDLNPNRRRNMGPEGGDDVSMRNPDRPSNLNLGHAPELEQDDTLERKRLTKISDPEKWEIKQMIAANVLSKEEFPDFDDETGILPKVDDEEDEDLEIELVEEEPPFLRGHTKQSMDMSPVKIVKNPDGSLSQAAMMQSALAKERRELKQAAREAEMDSIPMGLNKHWVDPLPDVDGRQIAANMRGIGMMPNDIPEWKKHAFGGNKASYGKKTQLSILEQRESLPIYKLKEQLIQAVHDNQILIVIGETGSGKTTQITQYLAEAGYTTRGKIGCTQPRRVAAMSVAKRVSEEYGCCLGQEVGYTIRFEDCTSPETVIKYMTDGMLLRECLIDSELGQYAIIMLDEAHERTIHTDVLFGLLKKTVQKRTDMKLIVTSATLDAVKFSQYFYEAPIFTIPGRTYPVEVLYTKEPETDYLDASLITVMQIHLTEPPGDILVFLTGQEEIDTACEILYERMKSLGPDVPELIILPVYSALPSEMQTRIFDPAPPGSRKVVIATNIAETSLTIDGIYYVVDPGFVKQKVYNSKTGIDQLVVTPISQAQAKQRAGRAGRTGPGKCYRLYTERAYRDEMLTTNVPEIQRTNLASTVLSLKAMGINDLLSFDFMDAPPMETLITAMEQLYTLGALDDEGLLTRLGRRMAEFPLEPMLCKMLIMSVHLGCSEEMLTIVSMLSVQNVFYRPKDKQALADQKKAKFHQPEGDHLTLLAVYNSWKNNKFSNPWCYENFIQARSLRRAQDIRKQMLGIMDRHKLDVVSCGKATVRVQKAICSGFFRNAAKKDPQEGYRTLIDQQVVYIHPSSALFNRQPEWVVYHELVLTTKEYMREVTTIDPRWLVEFAPAFFKVSDPTRLSKQKKQQRLEPLYNRYEEPNAWRISRAFRRR from the exons ATGGCAGACGTCGGAGTTGACGAGTTATCGCAGCTGGAATATTTGTCCTTGGTGTCGAAGGTCTGCACGGAGCTCGACAACCATCTGGGAATTAATGACAAGGATTTAG CCGAGTTTGTCATCAGTCTTGCTGAAAAACAGCCGAGCTTCGATGGATTCAAAGCGCTTTTACTCGACAATGGAGCAGAATTCACT GATTCTCTCATCGGCAACTTGCTCAGACTCATCCAGACGATGCGACCTCCTTCTAAGGCATCGACAAGTAAAG CCTCTGATGTTTCAGTCAAGCCAAAAAGTGAGAAAGACAAGTTGAAGGAGCTGTTTCCTGCTCTGTGTAAACCCAACGATCCATCACCAAAG CGGGTGCTGGATGAAGACGATGTAAAAGTTGCTGCTGATGCGATGAAGGAACTAGAGATGTTTATGCCCAGTGTCAGCGGGGCAGACTCCAAAGTCAGCAAGAGCAA ATCAGAAAAAAGCAAGCATCGCAGCCGAAGTAGAGAACGAGAGAGGCACagggacagagacagagaccGGGACAGGGACAGGGACAGGGACAGGGACCGGGGAGGAGACAGGAAGAGGCGGCACCATTCCCGATCGCGTTCCAGATCCAGGTCTCGCTCCCGGGACCGTGACCGGCACAGAGACAGAGATCGGGACAGAGATCGTGGTAAAAGAAAGGACAAGTCTTCCCGCTGGTCTGATCGTTCACCCAGCCCCAGGAAAGACCTGGATAAAGACTCTGATCGCTGGAAAGACAAACACGTAGACCGGCCTCCTCCCGAGGAGCCTTCTGTTGGCGACATTTATAACGGCAAAGTGACCAGCATCATGCAGTTTGGATGCTTTGTTCAGCTGGAGGGACTAAG AAAACGATGGGAGGGTTTGGTCCACATTTCTGAGCTGCGCAGAGAGGGACGTGTTGCGAATGTGGCGGACGTCGTCAGCAAGGGCCAACGAGTGAAAGTAAAGGTGCTGTCGTTCACCGGCTCCAAGACGAGCCTCAGTATGAAG GATGTGGACCAGGACACAGGAGAAGATCTAAACCCCAACAGGAGAAGGAATATGGGCCCAGAAGGAGGCGATGACGTCTCCATGAGGAACCCCGACAGGCCTAGCAACCTGAACCTGGGCCACGCCCCCGAGCTGGAGCAGGACGACACGCTGGAGCGCAAGAGGCTCACCAAAATCTCTGACCCGGAGAAGTGGGAGATCAAACAG ATGATTGCTGCAAATGTGTTGTCCAAAGAAGAGTTCCCAGATTTCGACGATGAGACGGGAATCCTCCCTAAGGTGGACGATGAAGAGG ATGAGGACCTGGAAATCGAGCTTGTTGAAGAGGAACCACCGTTTTTGAGGGGACACACCAAACAGAGCATGGACATGAGCCCCGTCAAGATTGTCAAG AATCCGGACGGCTCGCTATCGCAGGCAGCCATGATGCAAAGCGCTCTGGCTAAGGAGAGGCGGGAGCTGAAGCAGGCGGCTCGAGAGGCAGAGATGGACTCCATCCCCATGGGGCTGAACAAACACTGGGTTGACCCGCTGCCAGACG TGGACGGTAGGCAGATCGCTGCTAACATGAGGGGAATCGGAATGATGCCCAATGACATTCCAGAATGGAAGAAACATGCTTTTGGAGGGAACAAGGCCTCGTACGGAAAGAAGACTCAGCTCTCCATCTTGGAGCAGAGGGAGAGTCTGCCCATCTATAAACTAAAGGAGCAGCTCATTCAG GCTGTTCACGACAACCAGATCCTGATCGTCATTGGAGAGACGGGCTCTGGGAAGACCACCCAGATCACTCAGTACCTGGCAGAGGCAGGTTACACCACGCGGGGGAAGATCGGTTGTACGCAGCCGCGACGTGTCGCCGCCATGTCGGTGGCCAAGCGAGTCTCTGAGGAGTATGGTTGCTGTCTGGGACAGGAG GTGGGTTACACCATCCGATTCGAGGACTGCACAAGCCCTGAGACGGTGATCAAGTACATGACAGACGGTATGCTGCTGAGAGAGTGTTTGATCGACTCCGAGTTGGGCCAGTACGCCATAATCATGCTGGACGAAGCTCACGAGAGAACCATCCACACTGATGTTCTGTTCGGTCTCCTCAAGAAG ACGGTACAGAAGCGCACAGACATGAAGTTGATCGTAACTTCAGCCACGCTGGACGCCGTGAAGTTCTCCCAGTATTTCTACGAAGCCCCCATCTTCACCATCCCGGGCAGAACGTATCCAGTGGAGGTTCTTTACACCAAAGAACCTGAGACTGACTACCTGGACGCCAGCCTCATCACCGTCATGCAGATTCATCTGACTGAGCCTCCAG GTGACATCCTGGTCTTTTTAACTGGGCAGGAAGAGATCGACACCGCCTGTGAGATTCTCTACGAGAGGATGAAGTCCCTTGGACCTGATGTCCCTGAACTCATCATTCTCCCTGTGTATTCTGCTCTGCCCAGCGAGATGCAGACCAGAATCTTTGACCCTGCTCCCCCAGGAAGCAGAAAg GTTGTCATTGCCACCAACATCGCGGAGACCTCTCTGACCATCGACGGGATCTACTATGTGGTGGACCCGGGCTTCGTCAAGCAAAAGGTCTACAACTCCAAGACTGGCATTGATCAGCTGGTGGTGACTCCCATCTCACAG GCCCAGGCCAAGCAGAGGGCGGGGCGCGCCGGCAGGACGGGTCCTGGGAAATGTTACAGGCTTTACACGGAGAGAGCGTACAGGGACGAGATGCTGACCACCAACGTTCCTGAGATACAGAGGACTAACTTGGCCAGCACTGTGCTGTCTCTAAAG gCCATGGGCATCAACGACCTCCTCTCCTTTGACTTCATGGATGCTCCTCCCATGGAGACTCTGATCACAGCCATGGAGCAGCTTTACACTCTGGGAGCTCTGGATGATGAGGGCTTGCTCACACGCCTGGGTAGAAGG ATGGCGGAGTTTCCTCTGGAGCCCATGTTGTGTAAGATGCTGATCATGTCCGTCCACCTGGGCTGCAGTGAAGAGATGCTGACCATTGTTTCGATGTTGTCTGTTCAGAACGTTTTCTACAGACCCAAG GACAAGCAGGCCCTGGCTGACCAGAAAAAGGCAAAGTTCCACCAGCCTGAGGGCGACCACCTCACTCTGCTGGCCGTTTACAACTCCTGGAAGAACAACAAGTTCTCCAACCCCTGGTGCTACGAGAACTTCATCCAGGCTCGCTCCCTGCGCCGAGCCCAGGATATCCGCAAACAGATGCTGGGGATTATGGACAG acATAAACTGGATGTGGTGTCTTGCGGCAAAGCCACGGTGCGGGTCCAGAAGGCTATCTGCAGCGGTTTCTTCAGGAATGCTGCTAAGAAGGATCCCCAGGAGGGCTACAGGACCCTCATAGACCAGCAAGTTGTTTACATCCATCCCTCAAGTGCCCTGTTCAACAGACAGCCTGAATG GGTTGTGTACCATGAGCTGGTGCTGACCACCAAGGAGTACATGAGGGAGGTGACCACCATCGATCCGCGCTGGCTTGTAGAATTCGCGCCCGCCTTCTTCAAAGTCTCCGATCCCACTCGCCTCAGCAagcagaagaagcagcagcGCCTCGAGCCGCTGTACAATCGATACGAGGAGCCGAACGCCTGGAGAATCTCGCGCGCCTTCAGACGTCGCTAA